The following are encoded together in the Blautia obeum ATCC 29174 genome:
- a CDS encoding VanZ family protein: MKDSTKRKIRFLSVLLFILYVLLLVYFLFFSEEYGRVTAEERVYRYNLVPFVEIRRFWIYRKQLGMFALITNLFGNVIGFIPYGFILPVIAHKCRNGLFIVASGFSLSLLVETVQLIAKVGCFDVDDLILNTLGAAIGYMLFAVCNYLRRKRYGEKI, encoded by the coding sequence TTGAAAGACAGTACAAAACGTAAAATCAGGTTTCTGAGTGTGCTTTTGTTTATACTTTATGTACTGCTTCTTGTTTATTTTCTTTTCTTTTCAGAAGAATATGGGCGCGTTACAGCGGAAGAACGGGTGTATCGGTATAATCTGGTTCCGTTTGTAGAAATCAGAAGATTCTGGATATACAGAAAACAGCTTGGGATGTTTGCCTTGATCACCAATCTTTTTGGAAATGTGATAGGCTTTATTCCATATGGTTTTATCCTTCCGGTCATTGCGCATAAATGCCGTAACGGTTTGTTCATTGTTGCATCCGGTTTTTCACTCAGCCTTTTGGTGGAAACAGTGCAGTTAATTGCAAAAGTGGGATGTTTTGATGTGGACGATCTGATTTTGAATACACTTGGGGCAGCAATCGGATATATGCTTTTTGCTGTCTGTAATTATCTGAGGAGAAAACGATATGGCGAGAAGATATAG